The Actinoplanes sp. N902-109 genomic interval AACTCGCGGTTGCCGCTGGCCAGGATGACGATGGTGCTGAAGTCGGCGCCCGCGGCGGCCGCAGCCAGGATGTTGCCGGTGCGCTGGCTCTCGACGAACTCCTTCTGCCGCTGGCGCATCAGGTCGAGGTGGGTTCCGGTCAAATTCTCGACGCCCCACTCGAAGCCCGCGCAGGCGAGCACGCTCATCACATCGATGAGTTCGAGGGCGTTCTTCTGGGTGACCCGGGTGACGTGCCGGGTGCGGTTGGGCGCGATGTCGATCAGACCCTCGACGGAGAGCTGTGCGATCGCCTCGCGCACCGGCGTGATGCTGACGCCGAGCCGGGTGGCGAGCTCGGCGTCC includes:
- a CDS encoding GntR family transcriptional regulator; the protein is MSYTVPPTRTAAVVRQLRNEIVTGELPPGTLIKDAELATRLGVSITPVREAIAQLSVEGLIDIAPNRTRHVTRVTQKNALELIDVMSVLACAGFEWGVENLTGTHLDLMRQRQKEFVESQRTGNILAAAAAGADFSTIVILASGNRELQSMVDLVVARTNRILALSEGLFQIWIDGHDEVLELLERGDTAGATARYRRIYADYRARAEEELFDE